Part of the Niallia alba genome is shown below.
GACAGCATGACAGTTGGGGAAATGTCTTCTACAACTTTAGAGCATTGCATTAAATATACGAAGCCTGAACGAAATGAGTTAAGCATGACCTTTAATTTCCACCATTTAAAAGTTGATTACCCTAACGGAGAAAAGTGGGAAATAGGAGAAATGGATTTTCATGCTTTAAAACAAATTTTATCTAACTGGCAAGTCGGTATGAATAAAGGTGAAGGCTGGAATGCGTTATTCTGGTGTAACCACGACCAACCACGTATTGTCTCACGTTATGGAAATGATGGGAAATACCATAAGGAATCAGCTAAAATGCTCGCAACAACGATTCATATGATGCAAGGAACTCCCTATATTTATCAGGGAGAAGAATTAGGCATGACAGATCCTAAATTTACTTCCATTGATCAGTACAGAGATGTCGAATCTTTGAATATGTACAATATTTTGCAAGCAAATGGTAAGCCGGAAGAAGAAATTCTTGAAATCTTGCGCAGAAAATCTCGTGACAATTCACGTACACCTGTTCAATGGAACGGAGAGAAAAACGCTGGATTTACCGAGGGGACACCATGGATTGAAACGGCTCAAAATTATAAAGAATTGAATGCAGAAAATGCATTAAAGGATAAAGACTCTGTCTTCTATCACTATCAAAATTTAATTAAACTTCGTAAAGAATACGATATTATTACAGATGGAGATTATGAATTACTTGCTCCAGACGATGATAAAATATTTGCTTATTTACGTAGTACAGATAAAGAAAAATTATTAGTGGTAAATAATTTTTACGAGGAAGAAGCGGAATTTAAATTACCAGAGCATATTGATATGACAGGGTTAACAAGTGAAATCCTTCTTTCTAACTATTCAAACTCAGCTTTCTTCGGAGAAAGTATGAAGTTAAGACCATATGAGTCCATTATATATTATCTAAAATAAGTTTCGTTTTCCTGCGGTTTAAGGTCGCAGGAAAATTATTAATCAGATTTATGGGAAAATTTTTGTTATTTTCATAGAAAAAAGTTAAACTAGGAATAGAAACTTTTATTGGAGGGTACTAGCTTGTTTAAAAATCTATTTAAAAGAAATAAAGAAGAGAAAACGAGTTCAAGTAATCATTATATTCAACCTTTAGAAGGAAAACTATTAAGTATTGCAGACGTTCCTGATCCTGTATTTTCCCAAAAAATGATGGGTGATGGCATAGCTGTAGATCCATCCAATGGTGTATTAGTTGCTCCGGCAGATGGACAAATTATGAATGTATTTCCTACAAAGCATGCATTAAGCATGACAGACAATAATGGTAGAGAGATCTTAATCCATGTTGGATTAGATACTGTTGCATTAAAAGGTGAAGGGTTTACTACTTTTGTCAAAGATGGAGATAAAGTAAAACAAGGACAAAAATTAATGGAAATTGATTTTGATGAAATCAAATCAAAAGTTCCTTCCATCATTACTCCAATGGTATTTACTAACCTAGGAGAAAATGAAAAAGTAGTAGTGGAAGGTAATGAAATTAAAATTGGATAATTCAAAAGCTATGAGGCTGCCTCATAGCTTTTTTATTTTTATGAAAAGAACCGAGTTCCATATTAAAGAAGCAACGAAGAACATTGCTTGAGCACAACTAGAGAAGCGATGTCATTTTTGTTATTAGGGAAGAGAAAATGTAGGAAAACGGTTCACATAATAAATTATTAGAAAAGAATAGATTTTTGCAATCCTTTATAAAAATTAATTGCCACAAAGAGATATTAGTTAATAGTACAGAGTTAACCGAATGCTGCCCTTATTAAAGGGCAGTCAGGCTGTCGAGAAAGTCTCGACAGCTTTTTTTATAATTCCGATATACAACATATAGTGTTTTAATAATACCTTATATTCCATATGTTGTGGTAAAAATCAATTAAAACATCAAAAACCCCCTTTTTCAAAATCATACTTTTAAAAATAGGGGGTTTTTCTACAATCTGGCTGCCCTTATTAAAGGGCAGTTTTTTTGTGGGGAGAGGAAGGGAAAGTGGTGTTTATAAGAGAGATGAAAGCCGAAATCGGTGCGAGAGGAAGGGAAAGTGGTGTTCATAAGAGGGATGAAAGCCGAAATTTGTGGGAGAGGAAGGGAAAGTGGTGTTCATAAGAGGGATGAAAGCTGAAATTTGTGGGAGAGGAAGGAAAAATGGTGTTCATATGAGGAATACGGGATTGTAAAATAAAGTATGAAATTCGTAAAACACACTCACTTATATTAGAGAGCCCTATCTCTTAAACAATCATCCATTAATAGCTGGTTTAAAGACGCCATCCCCTTTCTAATATGAAATTCTCCCTTTCTAATTATTTATTTAATTACACTAGTGTTGCGTTAATTTAATTTAACTATTAAAAATACTTGAAATGTTCAATTTTATCATTTTATGCAAAGAAAAAGTCCTTTATAATGGATAAGTTAGGTGGTAACCCGTCCAAATCCACTAAAAAGGACTATCGCATGGACAAGATTACACGAAAAACTTCATTTGGACAATGGTTTTCACCAATAAATCTTCAATTATTTGAAGAAAACGTGAAAACGTTGAAATTAGATTTCTATACGAAAAAACTAACGACAGAGTCATTTCTAAAATTATTACTTTTTGCGCAGCTAGAAGAAGTCGAAAGTCTGCATGCGCTGAGCGATTGTCTTTTCGATGATCAACTGCAAAAGGGCATTGATCTTGATTCTATCAGTATTTCCCAACTCTCACGCCGTTTAAATGGCATGAATCCAGACTTATTCCAAAAGCTTTTCCTTGATTTAGTTTCACAAATTCATGCCAAAACGCACAACACGAAACTTGTGATGCCATTAAAAATCATTGATTCAAGCACATTGCCTCTCAATTTGACTAATCATAAATGGGCAAAATTCCGCAAAACAAAAGCGGGTGTTAAATTGCACTTACGCCTTGTGTTTATGGAAAAAGGTATATCCTATCCCGAAAAGGCCATTATGACAACGGCCAAAGAACATGACCGCGGTCAGCTTGAAGTAATGGTTGATGACAAGGAATGTATGTATGTGTTTGACCGTGGTTACTTAGACTACGAACGCTTTGATCGGATGACAGATGACGGCTACTTTTTCCTTTCTAGGCTGCGAAAAAACGCAGTCATACGGGAGGTTTACGATTTTAAACTACCCGAGAATACATCTGTTTTGTCGGATCAAATGGTGTTGATTGGTACGACGCAAAACCGTGCCGAAAATTACTTTCGTCTTCTAAAAGTGATTGATTCAAAAGGAAATGAGCTTCATTTAATCACAAATCGTTTTGATTTAAGTGCTGAAGAAATCTCAAAGATGTATAAATCACGCTGGGCGATTGAGTTATTTTTCAAATGGATTAAACAACATCTCCATATCAAAAAGTTTTACGGCCAAAGCGAATGGGCAATTCAGAATCAAGTGTTTATCGCACTTATTGTTTTTTGCCTGCATGTTCTCGCACAAATCGAGACAAAAAGTAAACGAAAAACCCTACAAATTAGCCGATATTTACGGGCAGCTTTGTGGAAACCAGCACATATTTGGCTTCGAAAGATTGAAGGAAAAACCATTCCTTAATAAACAAATTGTCGTCGTCTCTTAAGTCTAATTGTAAAAAAATTCCAAATGGATGGATCCACCTTTAGTTGGGTATTTACTTTTTTGGCTCTTAACAGGGGACATATTTAAACTGAATATTCTAACAACATTTATGCAACACTAGTGATTTAATTACTATTTATTGAAAAAAATTTCTGTCATATAAATTTTTTCTCCTTTCCAACGAAAATTTTGCCTATATCTTATCAAACCTAATGAAACAACCTACGCATACTTAGTAGCCTGTACATATAATGGCATGAAAATACTAAGAGAAGAGGTGAAAGCATGAAAGTTGTTATTTTATGTGGGGGTAAAGGGATGAGAATGAGAGGCTTAACAGAAAATATACCGAAAGCCTTAGCTGATGTTAATGGAAAACCGATATTATCGCATATCATGAAACATTATAGTGAATATGGACACCAAGAATTTATTCTGCCATTGGGATATAAAGGAGATCAAATTAAGGATTATTTCGTGAATTTAGCTTGGAGAAAAAATAATATAAAAATAGATTTATTAAACAATCAATATGACATTCTCGGAAAAACAGAGCCCTGGAAAATTACTTGTATTGATACAGGTCAAGATACGATGACTGGAGCAAGAATTAAACAGTTAGAACAATATATAGAAGATGATATCTTTTTATTAACATATGGGGATGGTTTGTCTGATATTAATTTAGATGAACTCATTGCTTTTCATAAGGAAAAAGGAAAAACCGTTACACTTACCGGTATTAAAAAAAATAATCAATATGGAGTACTTGATATAGAAGATGGAATTGCTAGTCGCTTTTCAGAAAAGCCGGTTCTAGATGACTGGATTAACGGGGGATTCTTTGTTTGTAATAAGGAGTTCTTTCAGTATTTATCAGCACAGCCAGATTGTGTGTTAGAGGAAGAGCCGTTAAGAAAGTTAATTGAAAAGAGAGAACTAGCTGTCTATCTGCATGAAGGAGCCTGGTTATCTATTGATACACCAAAGGATTTAGAAGATGCTAGAAAGATATGGAAACAAAAATAATTGGTATAAGGGAGAGAGAGGATTGCCATGAAATGGCTAAAAAGAAATATTATAAATGACTTTCTGGAAGCAGTGTCTAATAATGAAAAAAAAGATAAGTCTGCTACTATAAATATTTCACTATTTTCAAAAGAGATTTCGGTGAAATTTCATGTAGATAATTTAGTTGGAATCTTAAATGGGGCAAAAAACAATAAGGTGTTAGCTTTACCTTCTCCGCAAGAAGATAATTCCTCATTGGAGGAGATAGCTACTCCAAATTCAGTAGTTAGTGAAAATGATCCAGAAACACTGGGTAGTAATTCACAGAGCGCTGAGGAAAAAGCAAGACAAGAAGCGGCAGCCCAAGAAAAAGCAAGACAAGAAGCGGCAGCCCAAGAAAAAGCAAGACAAGAAGCAGCAGCCCAAGAAAAAGCAAGACAAGAAGCAGCAGCCCAAGAAAAAGCAAGACAAGAAGCAGCAGCCCAGGAAAAAGCAAGACAAGAAGTGGCAGCCCAAGAAAAAGCAAGACAAAAAGCAGCAGCTCAGGAAAAAGCAAGACAAGAAGCGGCAGCTCAGGAAAAAGCGAAACAAGAAGCGGCAGCTCAGGAAAAAGCAAGACAAGAAGCGGCAGCTCAGGAAAAAGCAAGACAAAAAGTAGCGGCTCAGGAAAAAGCGAAACAAGAAGCGGCAGCTCAAGAAAAAGCAAGACAAAAAGCAGCAGCTCAAGAAAAGGCAAGACAAAAAGTAGCAGCTCAGGAAAAGGCAAGACAAGAAGCGGCAGCTCAGGAAAAAGCAAGACAAAAAGCAGTGGCTCAGGAAAAGGCAAGACAAGAAGTGACAGCCCAAGAAAAAGCGAAAAAAGAAGCATTAACTATGACCAAAGTAGAAACTAAATTATCTCCTAAAGAGCCAATTGCCTCTACAAATCAAAATTTTTGTGTTATTGCTGGAAAAGAATACTGTATGAAGATTATGGCATTTTATGAGTCGCTTGTTAAAAACAGCAATAACTTCAATTTATGGGTTTGTTGCACAGATGCTATTACGTACAAGTTTTTAAATGAAAAAAATCTAAAAAATATGCATCTTATTAGAGTAGAAGAAATAGAGGATGACCAATTAAGAGCTGTTAAACAAGAAAGAATGATAAATGAATATTGTTGGACATTAAAATCTTTCGTAATTGAATATATCCTCAAAAATAATGATGTTGAGCAAGTATTGTATTGTGATGGAGATATTTATTTCTTCTCTAATCCGGATAGTATTTTTAATGAATGGGGTTCTGCTTCCATCTTCTTGACTCCACAAAGAGATTTAGATTGGGTAGAACAAAAGTATGGAAAGTATCAAGCGGGTATTGTTGGATTTAGAAAAGATGAAACAGGATTAGCAGCTGTTCAATGGTGGAAGGATCGATGTATTGAATGGTGTAGTGTCGTTGAAAGCAATGGTCGATTTGGGGATCAAAAGTATTTAGATCAGCTTCCAATTATGTATGAGAACGTTCAAATATCTTCTAACTTAGGAGTAAATGCTGCACCTTGGAATATAATCTACAATAATAATTTCAAAATTTCCTTACAAGGTGATAAAGTCTTTATAAATAATGATCCGCTTGTTGCTTATCACTTCTCTTGTTTAACTATTTATAGCAGTGATAAATATGATTTATGGAATATGCATCAATTAAATATTCAGAAGGAAATTATGAATTATATTTATGTTCCCTACCTTGATCATTTAGAAAGAGTAATTACATCTTATCAAAATAGTTATCCTGGAATCATAAAAGCAACATTATCAACGAATGATTTTATTCAAGCAAAGACAAAGTATCATTCCACTAAGTTAAAAAGAAAAATGATTAAGTATAATAATTATTTGCTATTAACTTCAATATTTAGTAAAGAGTATTTGGTTAAAGGACTTGCAATGTATGACTCGTTTAGTAAGCAGATAGAAAATTTTCATTTATGGATTTGTACGATGGATCAAGAAACCTATGATGTCTTATCTAACTTGAATTTAAAAAATGTCACCTTAATCCCAGTAGAAACAATTGAAACGCCACAGTTAAAAGAGCTAAAACAACAACGGACATTGCAAGAATATTGTTGGACAATAAAGGCGACATTACTAGAACATTTATTATCAACGCATTCTGATATTGACCATCTTTTCTATTGCGATAGTGATTTATATTTCTTCTCTAACCCACTTTCTGTGACTAATGACTTCGGTAGATATTCAGTTTATTTATGCCGTCAACGTGGAACAGACTTACTGGAACATTTCCATGGGCAATATCAAGCTGGATTTATCGGATTTA
Proteins encoded:
- a CDS encoding cell envelope integrity protein TolA — protein: MKWLKRNIINDFLEAVSNNEKKDKSATINISLFSKEISVKFHVDNLVGILNGAKNNKVLALPSPQEDNSSLEEIATPNSVVSENDPETLGSNSQSAEEKARQEAAAQEKARQEAAAQEKARQEAAAQEKARQEAAAQEKARQEAAAQEKARQEVAAQEKARQKAAAQEKARQEAAAQEKAKQEAAAQEKARQEAAAQEKARQKVAAQEKAKQEAAAQEKARQKAAAQEKARQKVAAQEKARQEAAAQEKARQKAVAQEKARQEVTAQEKAKKEALTMTKVETKLSPKEPIASTNQNFCVIAGKEYCMKIMAFYESLVKNSNNFNLWVCCTDAITYKFLNEKNLKNMHLIRVEEIEDDQLRAVKQERMINEYCWTLKSFVIEYILKNNDVEQVLYCDGDIYFFSNPDSIFNEWGSASIFLTPQRDLDWVEQKYGKYQAGIVGFRKDETGLAAVQWWKDRCIEWCSVVESNGRFGDQKYLDQLPIMYENVQISSNLGVNAAPWNIIYNNNFKISLQGDKVFINNDPLVAYHFSCLTIYSSDKYDLWNMHQLNIQKEIMNYIYVPYLDHLERVITSYQNSYPGIIKATLSTNDFIQAKTKYHSTKLKRKMIKYNNYLLLTSIFSKEYLVKGLAMYDSFSKQIENFHLWICTMDQETYDVLSNLNLKNVTLIPVETIETPQLKELKQQRTLQEYCWTIKATLLEHLLSTHSDIDHLFYCDSDLYFFSNPLSVTNDFGRYSVYLCRQRGTDLLEHFHGQYQAGFIGFKNEGNSRKILNWWKKKCLEECSDVYNDERKSWGDQLYLDRIPELFENIKVSENPGINAAPWNLILNNAEQEVTMRENNVYIDNNPLMFFHFGSLLILNVNEFDLWKLEEVNISSAILTNIYNPYLMKLREISNRLSNNAQFFANVPANYTAKNPYSIASL
- a CDS encoding IS4 family transposase translates to MDKITRKTSFGQWFSPINLQLFEENVKTLKLDFYTKKLTTESFLKLLLFAQLEEVESLHALSDCLFDDQLQKGIDLDSISISQLSRRLNGMNPDLFQKLFLDLVSQIHAKTHNTKLVMPLKIIDSSTLPLNLTNHKWAKFRKTKAGVKLHLRLVFMEKGISYPEKAIMTTAKEHDRGQLEVMVDDKECMYVFDRGYLDYERFDRMTDDGYFFLSRLRKNAVIREVYDFKLPENTSVLSDQMVLIGTTQNRAENYFRLLKVIDSKGNELHLITNRFDLSAEEISKMYKSRWAIELFFKWIKQHLHIKKFYGQSEWAIQNQVFIALIVFCLHVLAQIETKSKRKTLQISRYLRAALWKPAHIWLRKIEGKTIP
- a CDS encoding sugar phosphate nucleotidyltransferase, with amino-acid sequence MKVVILCGGKGMRMRGLTENIPKALADVNGKPILSHIMKHYSEYGHQEFILPLGYKGDQIKDYFVNLAWRKNNIKIDLLNNQYDILGKTEPWKITCIDTGQDTMTGARIKQLEQYIEDDIFLLTYGDGLSDINLDELIAFHKEKGKTVTLTGIKKNNQYGVLDIEDGIASRFSEKPVLDDWINGGFFVCNKEFFQYLSAQPDCVLEEEPLRKLIEKRELAVYLHEGAWLSIDTPKDLEDARKIWKQK
- a CDS encoding PTS sugar transporter subunit IIA yields the protein MFKNLFKRNKEEKTSSSNHYIQPLEGKLLSIADVPDPVFSQKMMGDGIAVDPSNGVLVAPADGQIMNVFPTKHALSMTDNNGREILIHVGLDTVALKGEGFTTFVKDGDKVKQGQKLMEIDFDEIKSKVPSIITPMVFTNLGENEKVVVEGNEIKIG
- the treC gene encoding alpha,alpha-phosphotrehalase encodes the protein MEQAWWQKAVVYQIYPKSFQDTTGNGVGDIQGIIKRLDYLKELGVDVLWLTPIYASPQKDNGYDISDYYSIHHEYGKMEDFDQLLKEAHQKGLKIIMDIVVNHTSTEHEWFKQAASSKDNPYRDFYIWKDGKEDGREPTNWQSKFGGNAWQYDEKTGQYYLHLFDVTQADLNWENEKLRDEIYKMMQFWFEKGVDGFRLDVINLISKNQAFPDDDGSVAPGDGRKFYTDGPRVHEFIHEMNQEVFSKYDSMTVGEMSSTTLEHCIKYTKPERNELSMTFNFHHLKVDYPNGEKWEIGEMDFHALKQILSNWQVGMNKGEGWNALFWCNHDQPRIVSRYGNDGKYHKESAKMLATTIHMMQGTPYIYQGEELGMTDPKFTSIDQYRDVESLNMYNILQANGKPEEEILEILRRKSRDNSRTPVQWNGEKNAGFTEGTPWIETAQNYKELNAENALKDKDSVFYHYQNLIKLRKEYDIITDGDYELLAPDDDKIFAYLRSTDKEKLLVVNNFYEEEAEFKLPEHIDMTGLTSEILLSNYSNSAFFGESMKLRPYESIIYYLK